Proteins from a genomic interval of Kitasatospora kifunensis:
- a CDS encoding metal ABC transporter solute-binding protein, Zn/Mn family, translated as MMHRRLPTSIALAATAAVGALLLIACGGSGSGTKSADGKPAVVASFYPMQYLAEQIGGDQVKVTDLTAAGTEPHDLELTAKQVGTVQKADVVLYLKGLQPTVDKAVAQSHSKHVVDAAALSPLVDHHLDEGTEETDSAGHTHEHPGEAGDPHLWLDPTRYAAVAQGVGAELAKADPAHAATYQRNTADLVSRLTALDQSFTNGLKGCTDTSFVTSHAAFGYLADHYGLHQIAINGVDPESEPTPARMAQIQQTAKANGVTTIFFETLVSPKLADSVAKDLNLKTAVLDPLEGVKSGSNDDYFSIMQRNLTHLRSALGCAS; from the coding sequence ATGATGCACCGACGCCTTCCCACCTCCATAGCCTTGGCGGCCACCGCCGCCGTCGGCGCACTGCTGCTCATCGCGTGCGGTGGCAGCGGCTCCGGCACCAAGAGCGCGGACGGCAAGCCGGCGGTGGTCGCGTCCTTCTACCCGATGCAGTACCTGGCCGAGCAGATCGGCGGCGACCAGGTGAAGGTCACCGACCTGACGGCCGCGGGCACCGAACCGCACGACCTGGAGCTGACCGCCAAGCAGGTGGGCACCGTCCAGAAGGCCGACGTCGTGCTCTACCTCAAGGGCCTGCAGCCCACGGTGGACAAGGCCGTCGCGCAGTCGCACAGCAAGCACGTGGTGGACGCCGCCGCGCTCTCGCCGCTGGTCGACCACCACCTCGACGAGGGCACCGAGGAGACCGACAGCGCCGGACACACCCACGAGCACCCGGGCGAGGCCGGCGACCCGCACCTGTGGCTGGACCCGACCCGCTACGCGGCCGTCGCCCAGGGGGTCGGCGCAGAACTCGCCAAGGCCGACCCGGCGCACGCCGCCACCTACCAGCGGAACACCGCCGACCTGGTGAGTCGGCTGACCGCCCTGGACCAGAGCTTCACCAACGGGCTCAAGGGCTGCACCGACACCTCCTTCGTCACCAGCCACGCCGCCTTCGGCTACCTCGCCGACCACTACGGGCTGCACCAGATCGCGATCAACGGGGTGGACCCGGAGTCCGAGCCGACCCCGGCCCGGATGGCGCAGATCCAGCAGACGGCCAAGGCCAACGGCGTGACCACGATCTTCTTCGAGACCCTGGTCAGCCCCAAGCTGGCGGACAGCGTGGCCAAGGACCTGAACCTGAAGACCGCCGTGCTCGACCCGCTGGAGGGCGTCAAGAGCGGCAGCAACGACGACTACTTCTCGATCATGCAGCGAAACCTGACCCACCTGCGGTCGGCGCTCGGCTGCGCGAGCTGA
- a CDS encoding metal ABC transporter ATP-binding protein, whose product MSTPNDVIRLTAARAALGGRPVLRGVDLSVAPGEVVALLGANGSGKSTTVKTVVGSVPLTGGERELFGTPGARFRAWHRIGYVPQRTTAAGGVPATVREVVATGRLARHGLLPLRRRDKAAVNQALDAVGLLARADDSVANLSGGQQQRVLIARALVGGPELLIMDEPMAGVDLASQQVLADTLRREVAKGVAVLLVLHELGPLEPLIDRTVLLRDGLVLHDGPPGTTPTTGDHHGQELHDHAHHDHALHDHAHHHADDPKTHDHTQHGLLI is encoded by the coding sequence ATGAGCACCCCCAACGATGTGATCAGGCTGACCGCCGCCCGCGCCGCGCTCGGCGGCCGCCCCGTGCTGCGCGGCGTCGACCTGAGCGTGGCCCCCGGCGAGGTGGTCGCGCTGCTCGGCGCCAACGGCTCCGGCAAGTCCACCACCGTGAAGACGGTGGTCGGTTCGGTGCCGCTGACCGGCGGCGAGCGCGAGCTGTTCGGGACGCCCGGGGCGAGGTTCCGCGCCTGGCACCGGATCGGCTACGTCCCGCAGCGCACCACGGCGGCCGGCGGGGTGCCGGCCACCGTGCGCGAGGTGGTCGCGACCGGGCGGTTGGCCCGGCACGGGCTGCTGCCGCTGCGGCGCCGGGACAAGGCGGCGGTGAACCAGGCGCTGGACGCCGTCGGCCTGCTGGCCAGGGCCGACGACTCGGTGGCGAACCTCTCCGGTGGGCAGCAGCAGCGGGTGCTGATCGCCCGCGCGCTGGTCGGCGGCCCCGAGCTGCTGATCATGGACGAGCCGATGGCCGGGGTGGACCTGGCCAGCCAGCAGGTCCTCGCCGACACGCTGCGCCGCGAGGTGGCCAAGGGCGTGGCCGTGCTGCTGGTGTTGCACGAACTCGGGCCGCTCGAACCGCTGATCGACCGCACGGTGCTGCTGCGGGACGGGCTGGTGCTGCACGACGGGCCGCCCGGGACGACGCCGACGACCGGCGACCACCACGGCCAAGAGCTCCATGACCACGCGCACCATGACCACGCGCTTCACGACCACGCGCACCACCACGCCGACGACCCGAAGACCCACGACCACACCCAGCATGGACTGTTGATATGA